A single window of Nicotiana sylvestris chromosome 3, ASM39365v2, whole genome shotgun sequence DNA harbors:
- the LOC104246631 gene encoding BAHD acyltransferase DCR, whose amino-acid sequence MAGEVAKEETVVTKVKILKKTNVKPHKPLGKKECQLVTFDLPYLAFYYNQKLLIYKGAENFDETVEKLKDGLALVLEDFYQLAGKLGKDEEGVFKVEYDDDMDGAEVIVAAAEGIDVADLTDEEGTSKFLDLIPCNKILNFEGLHRPLLAVQLTKLKDGLTIGIAFNHAVLDGTSTWHFMASWAQLCSGSTFISVPPFLERTKARNTRVKLNLSPPSDAPEPAKSATNGDVTASVDPPLRERIFKFSESAIDQIKSKVNANPPEGSSAPFSTFQSLSAHVWLAITRARQLKPEDYTVYTVFADCRKRVDPPMPESYFGNLIQAIFTVTAAGLLLGQPIEFAAGMIQQAIVKHDAKAIDERNKEWESNPKIFQYKDAGVNCVAVGSSPRFKVYDVDFGWGQPESVRSGSNNRFDGMVYLYQGKNGGRSIDVEISLEANAMERLEKDKEFLMEA is encoded by the exons ATAAACCACTAGGCAAAAAAGAGTGTCAATTGGTAACATTTGATCTTCCTTACTTAGCTTTCTATTACAACCAAAAGTTGCTGATCTATAAGGGTGCTGAAAACTTTGATGAAACGGTGGAAAAATTGAAAGATGGTCTAGCCTTAGTGTTGGAAGATTTCTATCAACTAGCTGGGAAACTGGGAAAAGATGAAGAGGGTGTTTTCAAGGTGGAATACGACGATGACATGGACGGCGCGGAGGTGATAGTGGCTGCCGCAGAAGGAATTGATGTTGCAGATCTTACGGATGAAGAAGGCACCTCCAAATTCCTGGATTTAATTCCTTGTAATAAAATCTTGAATTTTGAAGGGCTTCACCGGCCTCTTCTGGCTGTGCAG CTCACCAAGCTCAAGGATGGACTCACCATTGGAATAGCATTTAATCATGCTGTGCTGGACGGTACTTCCACGTGGCACTTCATGGCCTCCTGGGCACAACTCTGCAGTGGGTCCACCTTCATCTCGGTCCCACCTTTCCTTGAACGCACCAAGGCTCGCAACACCCGAGTCAAGCTCAACCTTTCTCCGCCATCAGACGCACCAGAACCTGCCAAGTCAGCAACCAATGGTGACGTCACCGCCAGCGTGGACCCACCTCTCCGCGAAAGGATCTTCAAGTTCTCCGAGTCAGCAATTGACCAAATCAAGTCAAAGGTCAACGCTAATCCACCGGAAGGATCCTCCGCCCCATTCTCTACATTCCAGTCGCTCTCCGCACACGTGTGGTTAGCCATCACACGTGCCCGCCAGCTCAAGCCGGAGGACTACACAGTCTACACTGTCTTCGCCGATTGCCGGAAAAGAGTCGACCCTCCGATGCCAGAGAGTTACTTCGGAAACCTAATTCAGGCGATTTTCACGGTGACGGCGGCGGGTTTATTGCTGGGGCAGCCAATTGAGTTCGCCGCCGGGATGATACAGCAAGCGATTGTGAAACACGACGCTAAGGCGATTGACGAACGTAACAAGGAGTGGGAGAGTAATCCGAAGATTTTTCAGTACAAGGATGCTGGAGTGAACTGCGTGGCTGTCGGAAGCTCGCCGAGGTTTAAGGTGTACGACGTGGATTTTGGATGGGGACAGCCGGAGAGTGTGAGGAGTGGTTCGAATAATAGGTTTGATGGAATGGTGTATTTGTATCAAGGGAAAAATGGAGGAAGAAGCATTGATGTGGAGATTAGTTTGGAAGCAAATGCTATGGAGAGGTTGGAGAAGGATAAGGAGTTTCTCATGGAAGCTTAA